The sequence CAACAATATGTGCCATAACTTGGAATGACTGCATATTAAACGAAAGAATCTTCATTTAACATTTGGAATGGAAAGAAAAAGAgacattgtaaaattttaaacacgaattaaatattttacattttgttaatctcaaaaaaatttgatgtaatatCGTTacaaaataatcacttttaaatcaaattagaaaagaaatgctCAAAACGgaggaaaattcttattttagttttaaagaaatcataaattttgtaGGATGATACAGAAACACAAACGAAGCATTACTAATGAGTCATTCTTTATAGAGTTATCCCTTTTGTACTCTTTAAAGTCCGCATTTGTGACAGGCACAAGCTTCAGGTTCTTTCAAATGAATGACCATCGTTCCTTGTTGTCCAAAAATCCTCTTACCGTCCTGTGTATAGCAGTCTGTCAGAAGAATTTCTCGCTGTCTCATCCATGTTTCCCTGCAACAGTGGCAATCctaaaataaacaacaacaaaatgttCAATATTGATACAAACATAAGCAATAAATGTCtttgataataaacaaaacatgaaTATCCATTATATAGgataatcataaaataactttccataATTAGTAATGTATGCAGCTAAAACTGATGGaggaaataaaaccaaatttcatacacatTTTGGAGGATATGGAATGAGgatttcagagaaaataaataCATCGGCTTACTTTCACAGTTATTCTTATAATTtgctctatatttaaaaaatcctctgATCCCGAAAAGGCGTATTCAAATgtatcaaaaatcatttattttctgtaattattatatcgtttaatgtaatcaattttgAAGTAGAGAAATGATATATCCTTCATCTTCAACCAATATTAGCGATTGACGTTTCTGTAATTAACGCATTTGTAAGGAAACATCTGGAAGGCATTTCTTTTTCATAGAATAGGATACACAATTTTTTATCTGGACCAGAGTGGTTTGGATTGGTTTAGAGGAAGAGATACGCTGCCAGGTCTGGCTAAAAATTTGTTACACCATTGAAGGCTGTAATTGAATTATGAAAgcaaaataggtaaaaaaaaatctatgttacagacaaaattgaaattctggATAGATATCAAAGTTTACCAAAAAGAATCCTCACAATACTGTGGTAcagatgaaaatttcaaagtctttgaaaatttcaaatcttgGAAAATCGTGAGTCTCTTTGTGATCAAGACCAAGAAATAAATGTTGGTGATTCTGACGGGGGCTAATGGGATGAAGAAAAACCCTCCAAAAATGCCGAAATGGATGaagtactttatattttaaaatgtgatttacaatatcattcaaaatatttaaaaaaaacaactaagtATGAACAGTATATAAAAGCAGTAAATACAgcacagaaataattattaagcaacaattgatgaatttttaattgttgtttttgaaataaattatggatAGACCTGAAGTAAATATTTCTCCCTTTTCCCTTGatgtgatcaaaatatttttaattttacccaATTCGGTATTTTATAAACtggttaatgttatcaaaattcttaaattccgAAATGATCACATTAAGACCCAGCTACTGTATTAACGAAATTGACAGATAGGTGAGATCTTTCACTGTCGGTGCCAAAAACAGATCACTAATTACAAGAAATGCACTGaagatgatttatttaaaatttcaataatattctattaataaaaagtgcatatacaatatgaaattcacaaaaaatattttatgagttaaCATTAACGTTAACACCCCGTGCTACATTTCCAATGAGCTTATTTTTCCCTCGGGTAAAATATTGCCGCAGTGACTTTTGGAATTCGCACTGATTTTCTTTCACATGCTTTTCACaacctttttaatgaaatttggtttcattctagtcattttttttagttgtacatggttttatctttttcttatgCCCACTCTATCgctaaatctatgaaaaaaagaaagaatattaggaaagattacttcatttttatgttcggaatattcacattaaaaacattattaaagaaaaacggTAATCTTTAATGGATCTATAgtaattttttcacatttgtgAATAAGgaatttgaaaaggaatttttcacACCATTCATGCATTTATATACTGaggatcaaattttattttgtcgcTCTTGTGTTTGCTACtgcaatgcaaaattttaataatttttaaaaatagtatttgttttattcttaaaatcaattcaattagataaaatgtaaaaaaaaactgttttattgtgAAGGGTATTTCAGCTATTTAAATTGATTATGTTCATATCTGGGGAATtgcatgaaaaaatgaaattatattttattgaatgcttATTTGAATTCAGTATTGATCGTTTCCTACTCTCACAGTTTCCCTGTTGGTATTAATCTTATATATTCAggatttgtaaataaaagaacaaaataaccAGCATACTTTACTATTTCatagatattatattattaatacctatttattaacttcttaatttttgtgagtaataatttttgaaataccatTGAGAAGAAAATTGCTCTACCATTGTGATACCCTTAAAGAATGTTAATGtgcatgtatattttttaaagaatgtcgTTTAATTCATACTGAGTGCTGACTATTACTAGAGTCACGGTTTTAAATATAACTTGTCATATATAATTCgatgttttttctttcattttacattATCCGCAGAGTATGTTGATTGACTGATATGGAATAGTTCTGTtgacaatgaataaatttatacaatctTCTAATAAATTGGAAGGCTACTGGTCAAAGtatgaagtttctttttttagataataacaTTGAGATATAATCCAGAAAAcgagaatttctttaaaaagctcCATAGAAGGCATTTAAATCACATGTTAAATATTTGACTGAAAGCAAAATAATGTGAAGATTCATTGAGATGTTTTCAGTGATAAACATCTATTAGTGTGTcttgttagaaatttaatttatatcatgaTTAAAGATAAACTTCatggaattatatattattaaaatcttctaCAGTAGCCGAAAATTAAAGAGGAATTTGATCCAGGTAATATTAGGCACAAGATTGTTAATTAACAAGTTTGCATAGAACTgattaatttgaacttttaacattgctttttaaaattaaataatagaatttagaaataaatttcttactgctcatattttgaaaatttagtccCATTTGGTTTTGTTTATTATACTGAGCCAGACTAAATGGTAAAGTtaagataaaatcaaatattattatgcCGTTTAAATAATGAAGCTTTCAATGAAAACTGAATAATGTTTGAATTAAAGAGCAGAActctattcatttcaaaaattaaaaaaaacataaaaggaaCATAAAGATTTTTCCCGAATAATTCATATAATGAAATTGtagttgattaaaaaatataagcattggGAATTAAATTTCGAATATCTGACAATACGTGGTAAACAGCCAAAATACAATTGCATTCTGAACAACACACTAGTGTTTATTCTCAAAGCAACAGATGGTAATTTGTAAATGTATTCTATACGTAATCTAGTTAAAAGAATGTCAACTTTCTGTTAGTTAAAGTAAGCTAGGATTTTAGAGAATGTTTGATGGTGTGGAGTTCGTTTCCGATTTCCAATTTCTATAGCACCTGCCATTTAGAATAAAACACATTtccttaaatttcttttcatattttcaggGATAGCACTTGTTATAGAAATATATGATGATTTGATAGCCATGCCAGTTCATTAtcagcaattttgaaaatttaattgcatagttGTATTATTTTTAGTGAAACAATTGGAGATTTTCTTATTAAGAAACggtttaatacatttaatataattcaaaagattGCCATTTCCTATTTAaacgtaatttcaaaaaaaaaaatgttattaaattttcacattttattagagtatttattgtcGGCAAAGATATTCAGAAAGATATcgtgaatgaaatttaaaatgatgatcCTATTCAAATTCATAAAGCTAACTTTTTTGCGTAGTTGCTTAAATTAGAACTTTATTTCCATACAGGAAATGAAATAAGTTGGAatttaaatacacaatttttaaatgattttttttcagccagattttatactaaatttctaTGTGTATTTATGCTCTTATAAGTGGATTTTTCTTCTCttgaaattcatttatctattaGATATTaggattgaaaatttttcaatttattttatatagtgtAGATGTAAAAGCTTGAATTGATTCCATTCATCATTTAATTGCTTTGCTTTAATGTTACATAATTAAATGACATCTTTTGTTTAGAGAATGCGTTGTTattcctattgaaaaaaaaatgaaagaatatttgaaatattttgtattccacataattttttaattagattgaatgctgaaaaaaagcataattttaaaatatgattgctTGATGCATGCACGATGTGCTGATAAAACGTTAcattgttaaaaagaataaatacagtttttatttctaaatacattaatgtctaaaatttatgttgtaaacataattttttcgcTATTTCTAAGAATAACcttcatttatattgaaaaattgatgTTGTATGTAAGTTGAAGAGTGGTCAAAGTACCGTAGGGCTCTACATTATATTGGAtgactttttaactttttagaaagCAAAGTTTTTCGAGGATTGTGAAACAGACTGATTTTCCTATTTGGGATTTTTGTCTACAGAAGTGTTGTTTTTAGTAGAAAAATCTTGCCAGTTTTTGCTTATAGAAAAAACAAGTTtccagaattatttaaatgatggATTAATATAGTGGACGGCTATACTTGAAACTGGCCAGTCTCAAAAAGGACGTCGCTCAGTGATTAAAAAAGTGGAGCAATAATGTCACggcagaaaagtttttaatatcttgCCTCCAGTCAAtcttaatcccactaactggatcagagattattttcttctcagaacagggctcttttcctgcctacctcaaaaggttcaatctgtctgagagtgaTCAGTGCAGTCGTGGTGGGATTGGCACAGCACTTCATTATGTTACGGAATGcctccttacaatctcctggcatatgaaaaaccatcaccaagccatgaacaggaatggctgaaaagagtcgccagcaacttcctttttaggcaaaaaatccacagtataatcaaatttataagtgaaagtagagacctattcttgcctccatagctctcaacatcaagtctcataccaaaaaagacttaGGGAAAAAACAAACACCGTAGTCTCTTGTcatacatttcaatcaaacagagattctcTTCCTTCtcatttaccaaattattttccatctgtttttttaactgcatcctgatctactatatcataaaaataagtgaacacagaatatatgtatatttttacacattttatctttcagcattatatttctaagtttatcactacaaattatatttctaagttgaagaATTTTTGCAAACGGTTTCATCTTAATACAAAATCTTATATGCTTGTCAATtctataaatagttatttttgtttcgttttttctactgtaaatatcttgctacttaaataaaattcccgtaacatgcccaccaaaccgtttagtgaccagaatggtcacggatacgggggtctGAGACGGTGTTCTGTTCAGTGATTAAAGATCTCTCGAATGGTTGTATCTAAGTTTTGAAATCGATTCCAAATTACAGGTATCATTATCGGAAATGTTACCCAAAGTTGTACAAAAACTAAACACTGTAAATGATAAGTGCGTGACATTACACGCCCTGTACCTGTAGAAAACTAATGGGTGGAAAACTCTCTTGAGGTCTTTCTGCAATAAATAGAACAATAGTATCTAGGCAAACTATCTATAGAGGCCCAGAAGAGTACGGAGATCGATGGTATGAATTTCCCTCAACACATCTCATTAGAAAATccattttttctgtaaattcagGAATATTATTTTCAGGCGCAGTATAATAGGACCACGTCCTCCTCACTGATGAGTCATGATTTAGTGTACAGATTGAATACACACAAAACATCATTTAGAGAATGATTAATACCCATTGCTGTTCTCCCAAAATAAGGGAAATCAGTCACTTTGGAAGGAGTGGAATTCTTCTGTGGTATTCTACTCTTCTATTCTCTTGTGTGGTATTCCGCCCGTACCCTTCTACTATTTGTGCAGGTTCTGCGGATTTTTGAAACTTACATAGTGTTTTATCGGAAGCGAATAgcgacaattttatttttattagtaaaaacgAGAATTCACACAGAGCTTAGTTTGTAAATGATTTTCTGAAGAAAGCGAATGTTCACTGAACTGTGTGATCAAACATATCACCagctaacaattttttaaaatatatttgatgttgTCTAGGAAGAACGATTGTACAGGTCATCTCTCAAAGAGCCTTATAGATTTAAAGAgccaaaggtttaaaaaaattgctgttaaaaGAATAGGATTCATTGTCATAAGTTTTGAGAAGCAACCTTATTTATAGCATGAAGGTTTACTGTAGGATTTGTCAATAATAGCGGAATGTTAAGACTTTTTATTAGCCGAACAACTTGTATGACATCAAGTGTCATGATGTCATAgtttctaatatttgaaattgcttttaccatgtcattttatttttatatttaataaatattcaaaatttcatttcaattattattcgAGATATAAGATATTGGaattgaaaattaacttttaaataataattagagtGAAACATAGTTACCTTTAAAAATCCAGTAGGGGTCACAACACTTGGTTGTATCTGTGAAGTGCACGTACCTTCGCATTTGGTTACCCCAATGGTACCTTCACAAGATCTGACTACATTTCCAAGGTCATCATATTCTTCTTTGGTTACCTGAATGGTAGAAGGCAAAGTTTCGCAGGCATCTTTCATAGCAGCTACTACTTCAGCAACTTCAACTTCATTTTGTTCTCGACTGCAAACTTggttaattagaagaaaaatgtaCCATGTGATCAAAAGGCAGTTGGCAAAATTTGAAGTCATCTGAAAAATATTAGTGtataacataaagaaaaataaattctaaaatatctaatTCTTCTAAAAGACCATAGGGACCGTAATAGAAGCTTTGGTTTCGGAgtttgaaatttgagaaatacataaaataaacaatgtatTTATACACTTTGTGGAAATGAAATCTAacttctttcattaattaattttcttatcgGACATatgaatgccaaataaaaaacaatcaaagCTGATTATAGACTCTGCTTTAAtagcttttatttcaaatgaaacttttgttattgttaaaaaatagagaagtgaaactgaaaaaaaaaaacccgcttgTAAAGATCAACTGATTTTTTCTTTccctaaaaaaattgttaatttcttaattgaaaggttttctgtaaaaattatacttagaaactatgttttaatgatattttttatagaaatttgttagtttgaaacaaaaaaaaaatgctcgcaTTAAATGCTTGTAGTTATTCTACCAGCGTTAAAAGTGGTAATATAcctctaataataaaataaagagataatgatttttatttttctttgtaaaaatcaGAATTCTTACAAACATTGAGTACagataataaaactgaacaaacaTAACTGAAAAATAGAAGGGATACCTGCTTTTAAAAAACCAAATTCGTTACATATGTAtgtgaatacaatttttataaagtttgacaaataaagaaaagatattttattcaaataagtaacggaagaaaaaatgataaattctgaTTTAACAATGAAGTTATACACAAATATTATGTAAAACAGACGTGAAACGCATTACAAGGGGAAAATACCTTACGAagcatattttattgtattaattatgtaaaagagcttaatagatttttaaattaagagagaatttttttttcaatttccgtTTGGGAACCAGATGTATATTTATCTTTGATAGAAAGCTTTGAACAATATCACAAATAgctctgaaatacaaatttagatttaaaatattatttggccTCTGAAAGGTACCGACGTagattttgttacattttatatatgaGGCTGAAACACTCTTTTAAAGAATGACGCAATGGCAAAAACGATGTTACACCCATAcgtttttaaggaaaaattataaaaattcttacatacattcttcaaaatttcttttcaaagtatTATTAACCAAACTTAAATTTcctatataaatgcatatttgcTGGTTATTACcgcaatttattacatttatagaatgctttttaaaaggaaaatatttttctataataaacttggaattaaaaagtaagaacaggaaaaaatgattttacagcctaaaatttttctatttattatgataactaaacaacttttaatttttgaattgaatcgaaaaaatttcaaaaaatgtagctttctattaattttcaaaaaatttcttctgttttgtattatatagaaattattaaaagtatatcatacaaaatataataactcAACTAACCCTAAAGTGAAGTATTgttcttgaaagtttttttttatacacattaATCTACATGCATTTGATCTAGTCACCGTCTGGTTTTAACTTCTCATTTCTTCCTCCTAGGTAACCATTTTAATAACGTATATAAAACCGTTtgttataaacagaaaaaagtgaaaaaataaaatctgaatcaaaatcagtttttatattgGATATCATTTTAACATCTTGCAAATAAACATAAACAGGATTTGAAATTCAACTTTACGGTACATTACTCAACttcttttgtaaataaacttCGATGACTGGGAAAAATGGGATGCATTGATTGATCAATGCTATGCTTGGTAATGATTGACTACACTTATCGGAGCtaattatttcaagaagaaaTGAGTATTCcttacatttaaatatctttaaataatgatCATTAGTTCTTCGAATGTTCCATATTTCGAGTTTATAGCACTACATTTCACTTTTTCCAAAGTtccttttagaataatttaatgatacactagcaaaattatttattaacttataatatatatatacattataaaaaaatatttatttatcgataattatttaattttaagaattaaatgattATCGATgagctaattaaaattaatttattaattaaaaattaaattcaaaatcaattttagtatatttaattcaatttatttttctgtattgttcaacatataagaaaatatttttatactaatcataaattttataataaaaattaaatgcaaatatttgttttagtgGAGATATAAGATGGAGTAgtacgattttaaaatttaattgcattggAATCAAAGAAATATGTGCAATTATCTTCTTTAAGataattcatatttagaaatcaaaatataatgtgAATCAATATGCGCAAAgttcaaaatcttaaattatttattcaattttctatatttttttggaattaattgaattaaaattatttcagaaaaacaattatttattctatttatcttgcaactgtttttattcagttttaaatatttttttctaaaagattcTTTTAAGGATTAGtaagaaaaattagtaaataaaaaaaagatttattaaccACCACGTTAGTTAAAAATGAGTGGAATTAATAGTCGCGTGAAAAACAATTCCTACCATaactaagattataaaaattagttttcgcttctttattaataattttattaccaaaaaagaaaaattgagtaaattacattattaattaaaaaataagcaggaAATACATAGTTAACTAAAATGcgactaatttattttaattaaacatattctAGAATAACAATCAGCATAAAAAACAACTAATTCGATAGTTAAAAGTAtaccattaaaatttctttaaaattaatttcattgtattagaaagaaatttagcAAGTTATGTCTAATTCATTAGTTAGCTGAtcaataaaaactcatttttatattaaagggTATTAATATATCCTTAATTAGAAACTATGTGCTAGAATACAGCACATAAAATGCAAATTCCATTAACAGAAATTTTACCGTTAAGCTATGGAGGAAAAGCAACTTACCTTTTTCGGCATCACAGCAAAGACTTGCATCTAAAGCAGAATAAAAAGCTAGCCAAGCTGTCCTTGTCTTTCTGCTCTTTCAAGAGTAATTTGAAGTTGTAGGCAAAGTCCCATAAAATCAAGTTGGAGGGCGTAGATGCAAGTCTTCTAAATGCTTGGATCAGAGAGGACTTTGCACTGAAAGGGTAGAAAATGACATTCGCAGCGGGAATTTTGAATGGAACTGTAACCCTTGCTGTGAAGAAAGCATTAAATCGAAGCACTTTAGATTGCTCTTTTTTTAGGGTTTTATCCTCTCTTGAAATCAGCAAGGGTTCCTTAGAATAACAAgcttgcatttttgaaaaaatataggaAGTAGCGTActgagttgttgtttttttaatgcaagtttaTCAAAgaataatgacaaaaaagaattgttataaaaatttgaatacacttttataagcaaaatatttaaactattcgTTATAAATATATGCCTCCTGATAAGTTATATATCAtgtttatggtttaaaaaatggttgtttcatgttttaaatagtgtaaaaaaattgaaatttttaaaaataaatctataga comes from Argiope bruennichi chromosome 2, qqArgBrue1.1, whole genome shotgun sequence and encodes:
- the LOC129961557 gene encoding partner of bursicon-like, encoding MQVFAVMPKKMTSNFANCLLITWYIFLLINQVCSREQNEVEVAEVVAAMKDACETLPSTIQVTKEEYDDLGNVVRSCEGTIGVTKCEGTCTSQIQPSVVTPTGFLKDCHCCRETWMRQREILLTDCYTQDGKRIFGQQGTMVIHLKEPEACACHKCGL